A region from the Serinibacter arcticus genome encodes:
- a CDS encoding LacI family DNA-binding transcriptional regulator, with translation MAAAAGVSRGTVSRVINGGHWVSPPAREAVEQAIATTGYRANQHARSLVTGRSNSLAFLITEPQSRLFADPVFSMLLRGAAEAVSARSMALVVLVAGTPSERENAAQYIGAGHVDGVLLISSHESDPMVQLLLEQDIPTVACGMPLGFAGRVPSVSVEEAGSARTVVAHLRERGRRRIAMITGPMDTPGGRYRLEGYRDELGDDFDDSLVVHGDWSQDSGTAGMEELLARHPDLDAVFAGSDLMAAGAIIALGRAGRSIPDDVAVVGFDDSGLAQALDPPLTTMRQPFDAISVEMVNTLVGLVEGGGTRSVTLPATLVVREST, from the coding sequence GTGGCGGCGGCCGCCGGCGTCTCGCGCGGCACCGTCTCGCGCGTCATCAACGGCGGGCACTGGGTCTCGCCCCCGGCCCGCGAGGCCGTCGAGCAGGCGATCGCCACCACCGGCTACCGCGCCAACCAGCACGCCCGGTCGCTCGTGACCGGGCGGAGCAACTCCCTCGCCTTCCTCATCACCGAGCCGCAGTCGCGCTTGTTCGCCGACCCCGTGTTCTCCATGCTGCTGCGCGGCGCGGCCGAGGCCGTGTCGGCCCGGTCGATGGCGCTCGTGGTGCTGGTGGCCGGCACGCCGAGCGAGCGCGAGAACGCCGCGCAGTACATCGGGGCCGGTCACGTCGACGGCGTGCTGCTCATCTCCTCGCACGAGAGCGACCCCATGGTCCAGCTGCTCCTCGAGCAGGACATCCCGACCGTCGCGTGCGGCATGCCGCTCGGCTTCGCGGGCCGGGTGCCCTCGGTGTCGGTGGAGGAGGCCGGGAGCGCGCGCACCGTCGTCGCCCATCTCCGCGAGCGCGGGCGGCGCCGGATCGCGATGATCACCGGACCGATGGACACCCCCGGCGGTCGCTACCGGCTCGAGGGCTACCGCGACGAGCTCGGCGACGACTTCGACGACTCCCTCGTGGTGCACGGCGACTGGTCGCAGGACTCCGGGACGGCCGGCATGGAGGAGCTCCTCGCGCGCCACCCCGACCTCGACGCCGTGTTCGCCGGATCGGACCTCATGGCCGCCGGCGCGATCATCGCGCTCGGCCGGGCCGGGAGGTCGATCCCCGACGACGTGGCGGTCGTCGGCTTCGACGACTCCGGCCTCGCGCAGGCGCTCGACCCGCCCCTGACGACGATGCGTCAGCCGTTCGACGCGATCAGCGTCGAGATGGTGAACACGCTGGTCGGGCTGGTGGAGGGCGGCGGGACGCGGTCGGTCACGCTGCCGGCGACGCTCGTGGTGCGCGAGAGCACCTGA